ACGTTCACCGAGTCGCTGATCGCCGGTGTGATCGCCGTCCTGTTCGCGGTCTTCGTGGTGTTCGTCGCCGTCCGGCTGTCGAACCGGCTCATCGGCCGGCTGCACCGGCTGCGCGAGGACACCCTCGACGCCGCCGAGGTCCGGCTGCCCGAGCTGGTCGCCCGGGTCCAGGCGGGCGAGCCCGTCGACCTCGAAGAGGGCGGGCACTTCCTCGACCACGGCACCGACGAGATCGGCCAGGTCGCCGACGCGTTCAACAAGGCGCAGCAGACCGCCATCGCGGCCGCCATCGACGAGGCGAAGACCAAGGAAGGCACCAAGGCGGTGTTCCTCAACATCGCCCACCGCAGCCAGGTCATCGTGCACCGCCAGCTCAAGGTGCTCGACCAGGCCGAGCGCAAGCAGGAGGACCCGGAGCAGCTGGACACCCTGTTCCAGCTCGACCACCTCTCCACCCGCGCCCGCCGCAACGCCGAGAACCTGATCATCCTCGGTGGCGGGCAGCCGGGCCGGCAGTGGCGCAACCCGGTCGGGCTGGCCGAGCTGGTCCGCGGCGCGTCCGCCGAGACCGAGGACTTCGCCCGGGTCAAGACGGCGGCGCTGCCGCAGATCGCCATCCGCGGCCCGGTCGTCGGCGACCTCGTGCACCTGCTCGCCGAGCTGATCGACAACGCGACGTCGTTCTCGCCGCCGCAGTCGCGGGTCGAGGTCCGCGGCAACGTGGTCGGCAAGGGCGTCGTGATCGAGGTCGAGGACCAGGGCCTCGGGCTCGAGCCGGACCAGACCGAAGAGATCAACGCGATGCTGGCCGCCCCGCCGGACTTCGGGATCATGGCCCTGTCCGACGAACCGCGCCTGGGCCTGTTCGTGGTCGCGCGGCTGGCCGCCCGCCACGGCATCCAGGTCCACCTGCGGGAGTCGGCCTACGGCGGCACCCGGGCCATCGTGCTGGTGCGCACCGACCTGCTCGCCCCGCTCACCGAGTCCGAGCCGGAGCAGCCGATCACCCCGCCGAAGCCGGAGCTCGTGCCGAACCCGGTCGAGCCGGAGCCGGTGAACGACGAGGTCGCGCCGCTGCGGCGGCCGGTTCGCCGCCCGGCCCGCCACCGGACCGAGCCGCCGCTGCCGGTGTCCCAGCCCGACCCGGTTCCGCCCGCCCCGCCGGTGCCGGTGCCGCCGCCGGCCCCGGCGCAGCCGCCGTCCGTGCCGACGCCGGTGTCCGTCGGGTCCGTCTCCGAGCCGGTCAGCCAGCCGACGCAGGCCCAGCCGATCGCCCCGGTGCGTCCCGCGGCCCCGCCCGCCCGGACGTCGCGCCCGGCCCGCCCCGCCGCGCAGCCGCCGGTGTGGCCGCCGTCGGAGCCGCGGCCCGCGATCCCGGAAGGCCGGCCGCAGCAGCCGCGCCGCCCGGAGGCGCCCGGCCGCCCGCCGCTGCCGCAACGGCGACGTCAGCAGAGCCTCGTGCCCCAGTTGCGGGAAGATAGGCCCGCACAGGAGCGCGAAGAGGTCAGGCTGGACTCGCCGGAAGCCGCCCGCAGCCGGCTGTCCGCCTTCCAGCAGGGCACCCGCCGGGCCCGTGACGAAGAACCGGCTGAGAACGACGACAGGTACGGAGAGCGCGA
This genomic window from Amycolatopsis mongoliensis contains:
- a CDS encoding sensor histidine kinase; its protein translation is MLTIALIPSVALLLVGVALAGYLIYDAVTARDYTTKIRNSEAPAIPFFAALQQERQATLSLLAGQGNQRAVLAAVRPKVDATAAKEIENLKDNFADYAGTPPSVQKNIATFFGLFQQLPQTRQAVDGGQVQMLQAFTFYNKMIDQFTDGVAGLAQNARGAQNAFDRLTAIPLFTAADAMQRSDALAAAGLAAGGLGNDEFRTYVGQVGAYHAQLDASAPKMIPEVKAKYDQLLASQPWQTVTQVETAFLRGDLSKLPVAQDQWRTAARQVGDALMGIFVAQSSNASQAAIDDADSTFTESLIAGVIAVLFAVFVVFVAVRLSNRLIGRLHRLREDTLDAAEVRLPELVARVQAGEPVDLEEGGHFLDHGTDEIGQVADAFNKAQQTAIAAAIDEAKTKEGTKAVFLNIAHRSQVIVHRQLKVLDQAERKQEDPEQLDTLFQLDHLSTRARRNAENLIILGGGQPGRQWRNPVGLAELVRGASAETEDFARVKTAALPQIAIRGPVVGDLVHLLAELIDNATSFSPPQSRVEVRGNVVGKGVVIEVEDQGLGLEPDQTEEINAMLAAPPDFGIMALSDEPRLGLFVVARLAARHGIQVHLRESAYGGTRAIVLVRTDLLAPLTESEPEQPITPPKPELVPNPVEPEPVNDEVAPLRRPVRRPARHRTEPPLPVSQPDPVPPAPPVPVPPPAPAQPPSVPTPVSVGSVSEPVSQPTQAQPIAPVRPAAPPARTSRPARPAAQPPVWPPSEPRPAIPEGRPQQPRRPEAPGRPPLPQRRRQQSLVPQLREDRPAQEREEVRLDSPEAARSRLSAFQQGTRRARDEEPAENDDRYGERE